A window of the Melospiza melodia melodia isolate bMelMel2 chromosome 25, bMelMel2.pri, whole genome shotgun sequence genome harbors these coding sequences:
- the SETDB1 gene encoding histone-lysine N-methyltransferase SETDB1 isoform X4 has protein sequence MDCQDMKELQQEVMEELGISMEELREIIDKEVENSEWVRQRKQQLEELEQCMRHKEEEVAHVDQLIDDAVRAMDKCEVLAKELYSMMGLQYRDSSSEDEAPAATEVIEIPDEEDDDVMSVDSGWKRSSSGPRISRDQSLLREAMAAMRKSARDVAKFMDAVNKKTNLQEAQKDAQPPQEAPGTAQPITVPAAPSNDLNTDGDLKVGMRILGKKRTKTWHKGTLIAIQTVGAGKKYKVKFDNKGKSLLSGNHIAYDYHPSAERHHVGRRVVARYKDGNQMWLYAGIVAETPNVKNKDRFLIFFDDGYASYVKEWELYPVCRPLKKAWEDIEDVSCRDFVEEYITAYPNRPMVLLKNGQLIKTEWEGTWWKSRVEEVDGSLVKILFLEALPMGTSNVSFSFPQEDRRCEWIYRGSTRLEPMFSMKASTASTQEKKQSGQTRTRPNVGAVRSKGPVVQYTQDLAGAGPQYKTPEPAARPSSPQPAEMERWPPAALCPSTWPELLADLAGSSGSAVGPGGHGAIHGQAAARGPRGTLPELQAGGGLEEGGARLGDEGSVVEDTKEPGGVLGDVLREGEALPVHFCQHCGFPIRIYGRLAPCQHVFCSACALLLGHQGGRTCPRCQQPVQEVNLYSPQAFQV, from the exons ATGGATTGCCAGGACatgaaggagctgcagcaggaggtgaTGGAGGAGCTGGGAATCTCCATGGAGGAGCTGAGAGAAATCATCGACAAAGAAGTGGAGAATTCCGAGTGGGTGaggcagaggaagcagcagctggaggagctggagcagtgcatgaggcacaaggaggaggaggtggcccACGTTGACCAGCTCATTGACGATGCTGTGAG ggccATGGACAAGTGCGAGGTGCTGGCCAAGGAGCTGTACTCCATGATGGGCCTGCAGTACCGGGACAGCAGCTCCGAGGACGAGGCCCCAGCGGCCACAGAAGTGATCGAGATCCCCGACGAGGAGGATGACGATGTCATGAGCGTGGACTCGGGCTGGAAACGCA GCAGCAGCGGTCCCAGAATCTCCAGAGATCAGAGTCTG CTGAGGGAAGCAATGGCTGCCATGAGGAAATCTGCCCGCGATGTTGCAAAGTTCATGGATGCTGTAAACAAGAAAACCAACttgcaggaagcacagaaag ATGCACAACCCCCTCAGGAagctcctggcactgcccagcccatcactgtccctgcagcccctagCAATGATCTCAACACTGATGGGGACCTCAAAGTGGGCatgaggattttggggaaaaaaagaaccaaGACGTGGCACAAGGGGACGTTGATTGCCATCCAGACGGTTG GTGCTGGCAAGAAGTACAAAGTGAAATTTGATAACAAAGGGAAGAGTTTGCTCTCGGGCAACCACATTGCCTACGATTACCACCCATCTGCTGAGAGGCACCACGTGGGCAGGAGGGTGGTGGCCAGGTACAAGGATGGCAATCAGATGTGGCTCTATGCTGGGATTGTGGCTGAAACCCCCAATGTCAAGAATAAAGACAG gtTCCTGATTTTCTTTGACGACGGTTACGCGTCCTACGTGAAGGAGTGGGAGCTGTACCCGGTGTGCCGGCCCT TGAAAAAGGCCTGGGAAGACATTGAGGATGTTTCCTGTCGGGATTTTGTTGAGGAATACATCACTGCCTACCCCAACCGGCCCATGGTGCTGCTGAAGAATGGGCAGCTGATCAAAACTGAGTGGGAAGGCACCTGGTGGAAATCCAGAGTGGAAGAAGTGGATGGAAGTCTGGTGAAAATCCTTTTCCTG GAAGCTCTTCCCATGGGAACTTCAAAtgtttccttctccttcccaCAAGAGGACAGACGTTGTGAGTGGATTTACCGAGGTTCCACACGACTCGAGCCCATGTTCAGCATGAAAGCTTCCACAGCTTCCACCCAGGAAAAGAAGCAAAGTGGGCAAACCAGGACTCGTCCCAACGTTG GTGCTGTGAGGAGCAAGGGCCCTGTGGTCCAGTACACCCAGGATTTAGCAGGAGCTGGTCCCCAGTACAAGACTCCAGAGCCAGCTGCACGTCCCTCGTCTCCTCAGCCTGCAGAGATGGA GCGCTGGCCCCCGGCTGCCTTGTGTCCCTCCACGTGGCCTGAGCTGCTGGCTGACCTCGCTGGGAGCTCGGGATCAGCGGTCGGTCCCGGTGGGCACGGAGCAATCCACGGCCAAGCCGCTGCCAGGGGCCCGAGGGGGACACTCCCGGAGCTGCAGGCTGGAGGAGGCCTGGAGGAAGGAGGAGCTCGGCTTGGTGATGAAGGGAGTGTGGTGGAGGACACCAAGGAACCTGGGGGTGTGCTCGGGGACGTTTTAAGGGAGGGAGAGGCTCTCCCAGTTCATTTTTGTCAGCACTGTGGATTTCCCATCCGCATTTACGGGCGCCTGGCCCCGTGCCAGCACGttttctgctctgcctgtgccctgctgctggggcACCAGGGAGGCAGGACGTGTCCCAGGTGTCAGCAGCCTGTGCAGGAGGTCAATCTTTACTCCCCACAGGCTTTCCAGGTGTAG
- the SETDB1 gene encoding histone-lysine N-methyltransferase SETDB1 isoform X3, whose translation MDCQDMKELQQEVMEELGISMEELREIIDKEVENSEWVRQRKQQLEELEQCMRHKEEEVAHVDQLIDDAVRAMDKCEVLAKELYSMMGLQYRDSSSEDEAPAATEVIEIPDEEDDDVMSVDSGWKRSSGPRISRDQSLLREAMAAMRKSARDVAKFMDAVNKKTNLQEAQKDAQPPQEAPGTAQPITVPAAPSNDLNTDGDLKVGMRILGKKRTKTWHKGTLIAIQTVGAGKKYKVKFDNKGKSLLSGNHIAYDYHPSAERHHVGRRVVARYKDGNQMWLYAGIVAETPNVKNKDRFLIFFDDGYASYVKEWELYPVCRPLKKAWEDIEDVSCRDFVEEYITAYPNRPMVLLKNGQLIKTEWEGTWWKSRVEEVDGSLVKILFLEALPMGTSNVSFSFPQEDRRCEWIYRGSTRLEPMFSMKASTASTQEKKQSGQTRTRPNVGAVRSKGPVVQYTQDLAGAGPQYKTPEPAARPSSPQPAEMECSDTQLAQGRKQVAKKSTSFRPGSVGSGHSSPSSPVLGDTPAAGRALPAPQHRAVPSAVPSAVPSQPFHGMMDRVPNEPSYRAPLEKLFYLPHVCSYACLARVRPVRSDQYRSRNPLLIPLLYDFRRMTARRRVNRKMGFHVLYKTPCGLCLRSMHEIERYLFETDCDFLFLEMFCLDPYVLVDRKFQPYKPYYYIADITKGKEDVPLSCVNEIDNTPPPQVAYSKERIPGKGVYINTSWEFLVGCDCKDGCRDKSKCACHQLTIQASGCTPGGQINPNSGYQHKRLEECLPTGVYECNKRCKCNVNMCTNRLVQHGLQVRLQLFKTQNKGWGIRCLDDIAKGSFVCIYAGKILTDDFADKEGLEMGDEYFANLDHIESVENFKEGYESDAKCSSDNSGVDLKDDDDDEENTGTEELEESNEDSSDDNFCKDENFNASSVLRSYATRRQTRGQRDHGSSETASKDSGLTRPLGHEEPSTAPPCKLPVSEEISKNKVASWLSSNSMAEGLQDSDGASSFRVGEGGEAKAVKVEVPAEREKGCASTLPADLNGEAKAPKKEEPEESTKIPGLGSLGRRYGYNPCPPRLEGIRRPVSGTVLLQSRRRSLAPPPPSENVLMVSSSTDSDEEHRAGQAPGTANDSDDIQTISSGSEEEEGEDKKNPSSGSAGPVKRQVAVKSTRGFALKSTHGIAIKSTPLAAADKGESAGPVRRSTRQFYDGEENCYIIDAKLEGNLGRYLNHSCTPNLFVQNVFVDTHDLRFPWVAFFASKRIRAGTELTWDYNYEVGSVEGKELLCCCGAIDCRGRLL comes from the exons ATGGATTGCCAGGACatgaaggagctgcagcaggaggtgaTGGAGGAGCTGGGAATCTCCATGGAGGAGCTGAGAGAAATCATCGACAAAGAAGTGGAGAATTCCGAGTGGGTGaggcagaggaagcagcagctggaggagctggagcagtgcatgaggcacaaggaggaggaggtggcccACGTTGACCAGCTCATTGACGATGCTGTGAG ggccATGGACAAGTGCGAGGTGCTGGCCAAGGAGCTGTACTCCATGATGGGCCTGCAGTACCGGGACAGCAGCTCCGAGGACGAGGCCCCAGCGGCCACAGAAGTGATCGAGATCCCCGACGAGGAGGATGACGATGTCATGAGCGTGGACTCGGGCTGGAAAC GCAGCAGCGGTCCCAGAATCTCCAGAGATCAGAGTCTG CTGAGGGAAGCAATGGCTGCCATGAGGAAATCTGCCCGCGATGTTGCAAAGTTCATGGATGCTGTAAACAAGAAAACCAACttgcaggaagcacagaaag ATGCACAACCCCCTCAGGAagctcctggcactgcccagcccatcactgtccctgcagcccctagCAATGATCTCAACACTGATGGGGACCTCAAAGTGGGCatgaggattttggggaaaaaaagaaccaaGACGTGGCACAAGGGGACGTTGATTGCCATCCAGACGGTTG GTGCTGGCAAGAAGTACAAAGTGAAATTTGATAACAAAGGGAAGAGTTTGCTCTCGGGCAACCACATTGCCTACGATTACCACCCATCTGCTGAGAGGCACCACGTGGGCAGGAGGGTGGTGGCCAGGTACAAGGATGGCAATCAGATGTGGCTCTATGCTGGGATTGTGGCTGAAACCCCCAATGTCAAGAATAAAGACAG gtTCCTGATTTTCTTTGACGACGGTTACGCGTCCTACGTGAAGGAGTGGGAGCTGTACCCGGTGTGCCGGCCCT TGAAAAAGGCCTGGGAAGACATTGAGGATGTTTCCTGTCGGGATTTTGTTGAGGAATACATCACTGCCTACCCCAACCGGCCCATGGTGCTGCTGAAGAATGGGCAGCTGATCAAAACTGAGTGGGAAGGCACCTGGTGGAAATCCAGAGTGGAAGAAGTGGATGGAAGTCTGGTGAAAATCCTTTTCCTG GAAGCTCTTCCCATGGGAACTTCAAAtgtttccttctccttcccaCAAGAGGACAGACGTTGTGAGTGGATTTACCGAGGTTCCACACGACTCGAGCCCATGTTCAGCATGAAAGCTTCCACAGCTTCCACCCAGGAAAAGAAGCAAAGTGGGCAAACCAGGACTCGTCCCAACGTTG GTGCTGTGAGGAGCAAGGGCCCTGTGGTCCAGTACACCCAGGATTTAGCAGGAGCTGGTCCCCAGTACAAGACTCCAGAGCCAGCTGCACGTCCCTCGTCTCCTCAGCCTGCAGAGATGGA gtgctcGGACacgcagctggcccagggcagaaAGCAGGTGGCCAAGAAAAGCACGTCCTTCCGTCCTGGCTCCGTGGGCTCCGGCCACTCGTCCCCGTCCTCCCCCGTCCTCGGGGACACCCCGGCAGCCGggagggccctgccagccccgcagcaccg CGCCGTCCCCAGCGCCGTCCCCAGCGCCGTCCCCTCGCAGCCCTTCCACGGGATGATGGACCGCGTTCCCAACGAGCCGTCGTACCGGGCCCCTCTGGAGAAGCTCTTCTACCTCCCCCACGTGTGCAGCTACGCGTGCCTGGCGCGGGTGCGGCCGGTGCGCAGCGATCAGTACCGCAGCCGCAACCCGCTGCTCATCCCGCTGCTCTACGACTTCCGCCGCATGACGGCGCGGCGCCGCGTCAACCGCAAGATGGGCTTCCACGTGCTCTACAAAACGCCCTGCGGGCTCTGCCTGCGCTCCATGCACGAGATCGAGCGCTACCTCTTCGAGACGGACTGCGACTTCTTGTTCCTGGAGATGTTCTGCCTGGACCCCTACGTGCTGGTGGATCGCAAGTTCCAGCCCTACAAGCCGTACTACTACATCGCGGACATCACCAAGGGCAAGGAGGACGTGCCCCTGTCGTGCGTCAACGAGATCGACAACACGCCGCCGCCGCAGGTGGCCTACAGCAAGGAGAGGATCCCCGGGAAAGGGGTGTACATCAACACCAGCTGGGAGTTCCTCGTGGGCTGTGACTGCAAGGATGGCTGCAGGGACAA ATCCAAGTGTGCCTGTCACCAGCTGACCATCCAGGCCAGCGGCTGCACCCCTGGAGGGCAAATCAACCCCAACTCAGGCTACCAGCACAAGCGGCTGGAGGAGTGTCTTCCAACAGG tGTTTATGAGTGCAACAAGAGGTGCAAGTGCAACGTGAACATGTGCACCAACCGCCTGGTGCAGCACGGCCTCCAGGTGCGGCTGCAGCTCTTCAAGACCCAGAACAAAGGTTGGGGCATTCGCTGCCTCGACGACATCGCCAAGGGCTCCTTTGTCTGCATCTACGCAG GGAAAATCCTGACTGATGACTTTGCTGACAAAGAGGGGCTGGAGATGGGTGACGAGTACTTTGCCAACCTGGACCACATTGAGAGCGTGGAGAACTTCAAGGAGGGCTACGAGAGCGACGCCAAGTGCTCCTCGGACAACAGCGGCGTGGACCTCAaggacgacgacgacgacgaggaGAACACGGGCactgaggagctggaggaatcCAACGAGGACAGCTCTGATGACAACTTCTGCAAGGACGAGAACTTCAACGCCAGCTCGGTGCTGCGCAGCTACGCCACGCGCCGGCAGACGCGCGGCCAGCGCGACCACGGCTCCTCGGAGACGGCCTCCAAGGACTCGGGGCTCACACGGCCCCTCGGCCACGAGGAGCCCTCCACAGCCCCTCCCTGCAAGCTGCCAGTGTCCGAGGAGATCTCCAAGAACAAGGTGGCCTCGTGGCTGAGCTCCAACAGCATGGCTGAGGGCTTGCAGGACAGCGACGGCGCCTCGTCCTTCAGGGTGGGCGAAGGGGGAGAAGCCAAGGCTGTGAAGGTGGAGGTGCCTGCAGAGAGGGAGAAGGGCTGTGCTTCCACACTTCCAGCAGATCTGAATGGAGAGGCAAAGGCACCCAAGAAGGAG GAACCCGAAGAATCAACCAAAATTCCCGG gctgggcagcctgggcaggaggTATGGCTACAACCCCTGCCCTCCGCGGCTGGAGGGGATCCGCAGGCCCGTCAGCGGCACGGTGCTGCTGCAGAGCCGCCGCCGCTCCCTGGCCCCGCCGCCCCCCTCGGAG AACGTGCTGATGGTGTCGAGCAGCACCGACAGCGACgaggagcacagggcagggcaggccccGGGCACAGCCAACGACAGCGACGACATCCAGACCATTTCCTCAGGATccgaggaggaggaaggggaggacaAGAAAAATCCATCGTCTGGGTCAG CAGGTCCCGTGAAGAGACAGGTGGCTGTGAAATCCACCCGAGGCTTCGCCCTGAAATCCACCCACGGCATCGCCATCAAGTCCACGCCGCTGGCGGCGGCCGACAAGGGCGAGAGCGCGGGGCCCGTGCGGCGCAGCACGCGCCAGTTCTACGACGGCGAGGAGAACTGCTACATCATCGACGCCAAGCTCGAGGGCAACCTGGGCCGCTACCTCAAC